In one window of Phycisphaerales bacterium DNA:
- a CDS encoding S8 family serine peptidase, which translates to MKRKPNLLLIFVLATLLPAMVALGDDDEVVPGQVVVRFAPGADIPGFLARWRAEYGAEIITRTTSRPIYLLSVFEGDEEEFVDDVEFDPALDWAEPNYFGRDENPDPGTQSIFVASTSGAFQSQPAMKALGVDAAQRFATGRGIVVAAIDSGLDPAHPVLAGKLAPGGWNFITGTPDVADVGDGIDSDGDDLIDESVGHGTMVAGLIARIAPDANILPLKVLDSDGLTNTFLMVEAIFYAIDNGAHIANVSMGTTRQTLVIDAALAEARDAGMLVVASTGNEDDSNPRFPSGSSDESGLGLGVLAVAAVDDDNRRAEFSNYGPHVSLTAPGVDITSTTPGGGYGRANGTSFAAPMVAAGAALYWSGAPDASAGSVRDRLLAFTVDVSAQNPSFDDELGAGRLHVLWPVKGVELRRDQR; encoded by the coding sequence ATGAAGAGGAAACCGAATCTGCTTCTGATTTTTGTGCTGGCGACGCTGCTGCCGGCCATGGTGGCGCTCGGCGACGACGATGAGGTCGTGCCCGGGCAGGTGGTCGTGCGATTCGCTCCCGGGGCCGACATCCCCGGCTTCCTCGCCCGATGGCGGGCCGAGTACGGGGCCGAGATCATCACGCGGACCACCAGCCGCCCGATCTACCTCTTGAGCGTCTTCGAGGGCGATGAGGAAGAGTTCGTCGACGACGTCGAGTTCGACCCCGCCCTCGACTGGGCCGAGCCCAACTACTTCGGGCGTGACGAGAATCCAGATCCGGGCACCCAGAGCATCTTCGTGGCCAGCACGTCCGGAGCGTTCCAGTCCCAGCCCGCCATGAAGGCCCTGGGCGTGGACGCGGCCCAGCGTTTCGCCACCGGCCGGGGCATCGTCGTCGCCGCGATCGACTCGGGGCTGGACCCCGCACACCCGGTGCTTGCGGGCAAGCTCGCCCCGGGCGGCTGGAACTTCATCACGGGCACGCCCGACGTTGCCGACGTGGGCGACGGCATCGACAGCGATGGCGACGACCTGATCGACGAGTCGGTCGGCCATGGCACGATGGTCGCCGGCCTGATCGCACGAATCGCACCGGACGCGAACATCCTTCCCCTGAAAGTCCTGGACAGCGACGGGCTGACCAACACCTTCCTGATGGTCGAGGCGATCTTCTACGCCATCGACAACGGCGCCCATATCGCCAACGTCTCGATGGGCACGACGCGCCAGACGCTGGTCATCGACGCGGCCCTGGCCGAGGCACGCGACGCCGGCATGCTGGTCGTCGCCAGCACCGGCAACGAGGACGACAGCAACCCACGCTTCCCGAGCGGATCATCCGACGAATCGGGCTTGGGCCTGGGCGTGCTGGCCGTGGCCGCGGTGGACGACGACAACCGCCGCGCCGAATTCAGCAACTACGGCCCGCATGTGTCCCTGACGGCGCCCGGCGTGGACATCACCAGCACCACGCCCGGCGGCGGGTATGGCCGCGCCAATGGCACCAGCTTCGCCGCCCCGATGGTCGCGGCGGGCGCTGCGTTGTACTGGTCAGGGGCGCCCGACGCCTCGGCCGGGAGCGTGCGTGATCGGCTGCTGGCCTTCACGGTGGACGTCTCCGCGCAGAATCCGAGCTTCGACGATGAGCTCGGCGCCGGCCGGCTGCACGTGTTGTGGCCTGTCAAGGGCGTCGAGCTCCGACGCGACCAGCGCTGA
- a CDS encoding GC-type dockerin domain-anchored protein: MTRTNTLSTLAGLALASLATASPVDPVYTVTFDDCITSDNQYVGPDGELRWDVDAGCDIYQTDLYERPMAQAFDLFRGRFGAKEYFEYLDIAQARAGFDDRYLYVSIKLAGRDLLTSGGDRNEQGLVERYGFTLSTDADGRFGVLLVADQPELKIDPVTVFGTTGVFGYRDTDGDVGGAADSGPTGRDVTKTDNPQEESGLNGYDTAIISDGVLDATSREVLFVRLSPTDDTVVEFALDYAALGFTQDDLRTIGSFEIEAIKGGPKDPQNYRFNDKYSAVEAGSPNPGMGGTSEFGTEGLEAIYEMDTVRGGPIDGGAVCRADCDGDGALSIFDFLCFQNLFAAGDLRADFDGDGALTLFDFLAFQNAFDAGC; the protein is encoded by the coding sequence ATGACTCGCACGAACACGCTTTCGACCCTCGCCGGCCTTGCACTTGCCAGCCTTGCCACCGCTTCGCCCGTCGACCCCGTGTACACCGTCACCTTCGACGACTGCATCACCAGCGACAACCAGTACGTCGGCCCCGACGGCGAGCTGCGCTGGGACGTGGACGCGGGCTGCGACATCTACCAGACCGACCTGTACGAGCGGCCCATGGCCCAGGCCTTCGACCTCTTCCGCGGCCGCTTCGGCGCCAAGGAATACTTCGAGTACCTCGACATCGCCCAGGCCCGCGCCGGCTTCGACGACCGCTACCTGTACGTCTCGATCAAGCTCGCCGGCCGCGACCTGCTGACGAGCGGCGGCGACCGCAACGAGCAGGGCCTGGTCGAGCGCTACGGCTTCACGCTCAGCACCGACGCCGACGGCCGCTTCGGCGTGCTGCTGGTTGCCGACCAGCCCGAGCTGAAGATCGACCCCGTCACCGTCTTTGGCACCACCGGCGTCTTCGGCTACCGCGACACCGACGGCGATGTGGGCGGCGCGGCCGATTCGGGGCCCACCGGGCGCGACGTCACCAAGACCGACAACCCCCAAGAAGAGAGCGGGCTGAACGGCTACGACACGGCCATCATCAGCGACGGCGTGCTCGACGCGACCAGCCGGGAGGTCCTGTTCGTCCGCCTCAGCCCAACCGACGACACCGTCGTCGAGTTCGCCCTCGACTACGCCGCGCTCGGCTTCACGCAGGACGACCTTCGCACCATCGGCTCGTTCGAGATCGAGGCCATCAAGGGCGGGCCCAAGGACCCCCAGAACTACCGCTTCAACGACAAGTACAGCGCGGTGGAGGCCGGCTCGCCCAACCCCGGCATGGGCGGCACGAGCGAGTTCGGCACCGAGGGCCTCGAGGCCATCTACGAGATGGACACGGTTCGCGGCGGGCCGATCGACGGCGGCGCCGTGTGCCGGGCCGACTGCGACGGCGATGGCGCGCTGAGCATCTTCGACTTCCTGTGCTTCCAGAACCTCTTCGCCGCGGGCGACCTGCGGGCCGACTTCGACGGCGATGGCGCCCTGACGCTGTTCGACTTCCTGGCGTTCCAGAACGCCTTCGACGCGGGCTGCTGA
- a CDS encoding DUF1772 domain-containing protein has protein sequence MDGTITILAYAGIVGVALVGGALFGFSAFIMAALARVPDAQGIRAMQQINKTVFTPWFMVPFFGTAVLGVAAVVLGLLNTDRGWWFPMASAGALYALGVFVVTAAGNVPLNNRLAAVDADDPKAAELWRRYLVVWTRWNHVRVVASVLALIQFAGALRAL, from the coding sequence ATGGACGGGACCATCACCATCCTCGCGTACGCCGGCATCGTCGGCGTCGCGCTCGTGGGCGGGGCGCTCTTCGGCTTCTCGGCGTTCATCATGGCCGCCCTGGCCCGCGTGCCCGACGCCCAGGGCATCCGCGCCATGCAGCAGATCAACAAGACGGTGTTCACGCCCTGGTTCATGGTCCCGTTCTTCGGCACGGCGGTCCTGGGCGTGGCGGCGGTCGTGCTCGGGCTGCTGAACACCGATCGCGGCTGGTGGTTCCCGATGGCGTCCGCCGGCGCGCTCTACGCGCTGGGCGTGTTCGTGGTCACCGCCGCCGGAAACGTGCCGCTGAACAACCGGCTCGCGGCCGTCGACGCGGATGATCCCAAGGCGGCCGAGCTCTGGCGGCGGTACCTGGTCGTCTGGACGCGGTGGAACCACGTCCGCGTCGTCGCCTCCGTCCTCGCGCTCATCCAGTTCGCCGGGGCGCTAAGGGCGCTCTGA
- a CDS encoding DEAD/DEAH box helicase family protein, with amino-acid sequence MTSATPIQPVASPILCNPYAEPNDHWLYRRESGEAYRAGFRRDAAYWYKTERVGTSQTQIFPDEDQDLLELVNRLRKDVRRWRKSGYRGSTTVTKDLLRHWSREKGTAKGGFRRLFFCQREAVETLIYLAEIRLPESARSTPGQPSRSRTGFGNFEVTDEHLRRLCKGEDPRFGTESAEFYPTLLDQPADESLLGLRRLGCKMATGSGKTVVMAMLITWALCNRGVNPHSEHFPDVVLVCCPNLTVKERLQVLRPGDDKNYYDDFGMVPAKYRDYLNRGTVIVENWHQFQPASPHSEGGKTYQAVDKGEEDPASFARRILGDAATSRMPIMVLNDEGHHCWRPNPNPVKGSRKKDGEERVATEGDLKTEKEEARVWLDGLDRLNNCGLRGAGVPCVGLCVDLSATPFYIQGSDYPEGLPFPWLVSDFGLVDAIESGIVKIPRLPVQDTTGRPDPKYFRLWKDHIVADLQPGQKLPGKQGKPKPHVVYEKAEAALQQLAGEWRTRFDMVQAAEQGQERVPPVLIIVCDNTDIAEEFYRRISGETTEEVVTREDVEQELDADEEDEEEAKPKRGKKAAKPKTRTAYGQGEVQPDALSNTAHRKYTIRIDSKLLAEAESGIPGKSKDDAAQALRRVVATVGKKGEPGEHVRCVVSVSMLTEGWDANNVTHILGVRAFGSQLLCEQVVGRGLRRMNYRPDPTTGLLPPEHVDVYGIPFSVIPYKGKATGTPDDDDRPLNHVRALDERSAFRMQFPVVEGYVYALRQNLIRCDIDSMEVLELEPHREPTATFVRVAAGVSEGPSTATAGAFETVKQDRAAYYAANHSQTIAFEFTRRVIDRLLSGASAGPDSERKARVMKLQSRHMLFPQVYRYVDEYLSRKVNYRDEPRAEIALQRYAQQVVERLAAAIEPDDGQGESPLLPVLNKTKPLGSTDDINFTTKRAVHGTTFSHVNQVVLDTQAWESSAAFRLEEAARAGTIKFYARTDGLEFSIPYEHMNVEHGFEPDFLVRMSDDTTLVLEVKGYETPQDTAKYDAARQWVRAVNNWGKLGRWDFHPCRDPQTLGRELVAVVERNRRD; translated from the coding sequence ATGACTAGTGCCACACCGATACAGCCCGTCGCTTCCCCAATCCTCTGCAACCCCTACGCGGAGCCGAACGACCATTGGCTCTACCGCCGCGAGAGCGGCGAGGCCTACCGCGCGGGATTCCGACGGGACGCGGCGTACTGGTACAAGACCGAACGCGTCGGTACCTCGCAGACGCAGATCTTTCCTGACGAGGACCAAGACCTCCTTGAACTCGTCAACCGTCTTCGGAAGGATGTTCGCCGCTGGCGGAAATCGGGCTACCGCGGCTCGACCACCGTTACCAAGGACCTGCTCCGGCATTGGTCACGCGAGAAGGGCACGGCCAAGGGCGGCTTCCGCCGCCTGTTCTTCTGCCAGCGTGAGGCCGTCGAGACGCTGATCTACCTGGCCGAGATCCGCCTGCCCGAATCGGCACGCTCAACGCCCGGCCAGCCATCGCGCAGCCGCACGGGCTTCGGCAACTTCGAGGTGACCGACGAGCACCTGCGCCGTCTGTGCAAGGGCGAGGACCCGCGGTTCGGCACCGAGAGCGCCGAGTTCTACCCCACGCTGCTCGATCAACCCGCCGACGAGAGCCTGCTGGGCCTGCGCCGCCTGGGCTGCAAGATGGCCACCGGATCGGGCAAGACGGTCGTCATGGCCATGCTCATCACCTGGGCCTTGTGCAACCGCGGCGTGAACCCGCACAGCGAGCACTTCCCCGACGTGGTGCTGGTGTGCTGCCCGAACCTGACCGTCAAGGAGCGCTTGCAGGTGCTCCGCCCCGGCGATGACAAGAACTACTACGACGACTTCGGCATGGTGCCCGCCAAGTATCGCGACTACCTCAACCGCGGCACGGTCATCGTCGAGAACTGGCACCAGTTCCAGCCCGCCTCGCCGCACAGCGAGGGTGGCAAGACGTACCAGGCGGTCGACAAGGGCGAGGAAGACCCCGCTAGCTTCGCCCGCCGCATCCTGGGCGACGCCGCCACGTCGCGCATGCCCATCATGGTGCTCAACGACGAGGGGCACCATTGCTGGCGGCCCAACCCCAACCCGGTGAAGGGCTCGCGCAAGAAGGACGGCGAGGAGCGCGTCGCCACCGAGGGCGATCTCAAGACTGAAAAGGAAGAGGCCCGCGTCTGGCTCGACGGGCTCGACCGCCTCAACAACTGCGGCCTGCGTGGTGCGGGCGTGCCGTGCGTGGGCCTGTGCGTCGATCTGTCGGCCACGCCCTTCTACATCCAGGGCAGCGACTACCCCGAGGGCCTGCCCTTCCCCTGGCTGGTCAGCGACTTCGGGCTGGTGGACGCCATCGAGAGCGGGATCGTCAAGATCCCGCGTTTGCCGGTGCAGGATACGACCGGGCGGCCCGATCCCAAGTACTTCCGGCTGTGGAAGGACCACATCGTGGCCGACCTGCAACCGGGCCAGAAGCTCCCGGGCAAGCAGGGCAAGCCGAAGCCACACGTGGTCTACGAGAAGGCCGAGGCCGCGCTCCAGCAACTCGCCGGCGAGTGGCGAACGCGGTTCGACATGGTGCAAGCGGCCGAGCAGGGCCAGGAGCGCGTGCCGCCCGTGCTCATCATCGTGTGCGATAACACCGACATCGCCGAAGAGTTCTACCGCCGCATCAGCGGCGAGACGACCGAAGAGGTGGTGACGCGCGAGGACGTCGAACAGGAACTCGACGCCGACGAGGAAGACGAGGAAGAGGCCAAACCCAAGCGGGGCAAGAAGGCCGCCAAGCCCAAGACGCGTACGGCGTACGGGCAGGGCGAGGTGCAGCCGGACGCACTGTCCAATACCGCGCACCGCAAGTACACCATCCGCATCGATTCGAAGCTGCTGGCCGAGGCCGAAAGCGGCATACCGGGCAAGAGTAAGGACGACGCGGCCCAGGCGCTCCGCAGGGTCGTGGCGACCGTGGGCAAGAAGGGCGAGCCGGGCGAGCATGTGCGGTGCGTGGTCTCGGTGTCGATGCTGACCGAGGGCTGGGACGCCAACAACGTGACCCACATCCTCGGCGTGCGCGCCTTCGGCAGCCAGTTGCTATGCGAGCAGGTCGTCGGCCGCGGCTTGCGCCGGATGAACTACCGCCCAGACCCGACCACGGGTTTGCTCCCGCCCGAGCACGTCGACGTCTACGGCATCCCCTTCTCGGTGATTCCCTACAAGGGCAAGGCAACGGGCACCCCGGACGACGATGACCGGCCGCTGAACCACGTGCGGGCGCTCGACGAGCGGTCGGCCTTCCGCATGCAGTTCCCGGTAGTTGAGGGCTACGTGTACGCATTGCGGCAGAACCTGATCCGCTGCGATATCGACTCGATGGAGGTGCTCGAACTGGAGCCGCACCGGGAGCCGACGGCGACCTTTGTGCGAGTGGCGGCGGGCGTGAGCGAGGGGCCCTCGACCGCGACGGCGGGCGCCTTTGAGACCGTCAAGCAGGATCGGGCGGCGTACTACGCGGCGAACCACAGCCAGACGATCGCGTTTGAGTTCACGCGACGCGTGATCGACCGTCTGCTGTCTGGGGCTTCCGCGGGCCCCGACAGTGAACGCAAAGCCAGGGTCATGAAGCTGCAGTCGCGGCACATGCTCTTCCCGCAGGTCTACCGCTACGTCGATGAGTATTTGTCACGCAAGGTCAACTACCGCGACGAGCCAAGAGCCGAGATCGCCTTGCAGCGATACGCCCAGCAGGTCGTTGAGCGGCTGGCCGCCGCTATTGAGCCGGACGACGGGCAGGGCGAGTCGCCGCTGCTCCCGGTGCTCAACAAGACCAAGCCGCTGGGCAGCACCGACGACATCAACTTCACAACCAAGCGAGCGGTGCACGGCACGACGTTCAGCCACGTGAACCAGGTCGTGCTCGATACGCAAGCATGGGAGAGCAGCGCGGCCTTCCGGCTCGAAGAAGCGGCGAGGGCAGGCACGATCAAGTTCTACGCGAGAACGGACGGGCTTGAGTTCTCGATTCCCTACGAGCACATGAACGTCGAGCACGGCTTCGAGCCGGACTTCCTCGTGCGGATGAGCGACGACACGACGCTCGTGCTCGAAGTCAAGGGCTACGAGACGCCGCAGGACACGGCCAAGTACGACGCGGCCCGCCAGTGGGTCCGGGCGGTCAACAACTGGGGCAAACTCGGGCGATGGGATTTCCACCCGTGTCGGGACCCGCAGACGCTGGGGCGCGAGTTGGTGGCTGTCGTAGAGCGAAACAGGCGGGATTAA
- a CDS encoding PIN domain-containing protein encodes MASATPPLVFIDTNILLDFYRARNEMQIELLEKIDKLHESLITSYQVEMEFKKNRQRAILEALSAFKSKVSAPTPPAFLKGAKTVGAIRSREAEINDGLKRLHERTKKLMLNPTGEDPVYQSAQRLFKCKAITNLRRDRDEKKDVRRRAWKRFMLGYPPRKTNDTSIGDAINWEWVIHCSNVTSRHVIIVSRDGDYGITLDRQSYINDWLDQEFRSRTTLQRRVSLTDRLTEAMKLLDVVVTEEDERSESELLESSASAHPTDYALHPPPVIDD; translated from the coding sequence GTGGCAAGTGCAACTCCCCCGCTAGTCTTCATCGATACGAATATTCTGCTGGACTTCTACAGAGCCCGCAACGAGATGCAGATCGAGCTGCTGGAAAAGATCGACAAGCTGCACGAGTCACTTATCACTAGCTATCAGGTTGAGATGGAGTTCAAGAAGAATCGGCAGCGAGCTATCCTGGAAGCTCTGAGCGCTTTCAAGAGCAAGGTCTCCGCTCCAACTCCGCCCGCCTTTTTGAAGGGCGCGAAGACCGTAGGCGCGATTCGTAGTAGGGAGGCCGAGATTAATGACGGCTTGAAAAGGCTTCACGAGCGCACGAAAAAGCTTATGCTGAATCCGACGGGCGAAGATCCAGTGTATCAATCTGCACAAAGGCTCTTCAAGTGCAAGGCGATAACGAACCTGCGGCGTGACCGAGATGAAAAGAAAGACGTTCGTCGTCGGGCGTGGAAGCGATTCATGCTCGGCTACCCGCCACGCAAAACTAATGACACGTCGATTGGCGATGCCATTAACTGGGAGTGGGTGATCCACTGCTCAAACGTCACGTCGCGACACGTGATAATCGTCTCTAGGGACGGGGACTATGGCATCACGCTAGACCGACAATCCTACATCAACGATTGGCTGGACCAAGAGTTTCGATCTCGAACCACCCTTCAGCGACGAGTGTCTCTTACGGATCGACTCACGGAGGCAATGAAGCTTCTCGATGTTGTTGTGACCGAGGAAGATGAACGTAGCGAATCCGAGTTGCTGGAGAGCTCAGCATCGGCTCATCCGACAGATTATGCTCTGCACCCCCCGCCGGTAATCGATGACTAG
- a CDS encoding DUF262 domain-containing protein yields MLERRFRTYTVQDLVDMQEAGRLNLNPGFQRKSVWRQSDRQKLITSIFDGMPVPSIFLYRRSERGRPVYDVLDGKQRIESIFMFMRAKGFTRDGFDVKYQFPEDDGMYRYEWRDIKEWGHEAVFRGYEMQAVEVEGDMSAIVDLFVRINSTGQKLTRQEQRHAQFLQSPLLKEAQRLAVRHGEALQHMGVVSEPQRKRMRDVELVSELLVAIIQQGPQHKKAALDRAMANSGFTAKQIKQAASELGQAVRTAERILPDMKATRFKQVSDFYSLVIVLDELHRRHLSTRSAKRCGQAASILKRLAMRLDELAERQRNLQMPRNVDPELSAYFMSTREGADALANRKKRHKILSDLLENVFEEKDTVRAFNPVQRRLIWNSAKAPVCVGCKEEVTWDNYHADHVKPHSRGGRTGVENGQVLCARCNTSKGNRAAPKRGRPVRR; encoded by the coding sequence ATGCTTGAGCGGCGATTTCGTACGTACACCGTCCAAGACCTTGTGGACATGCAAGAGGCCGGACGCCTGAACCTGAACCCGGGCTTTCAGCGAAAGAGCGTCTGGAGGCAAAGCGACCGCCAGAAACTCATCACCTCGATCTTCGACGGAATGCCGGTGCCATCGATCTTCCTGTATCGACGGAGCGAGCGCGGCCGTCCGGTCTACGACGTGTTAGACGGCAAGCAGCGGATTGAATCGATCTTCATGTTCATGCGGGCAAAGGGCTTCACGAGGGACGGTTTTGACGTGAAGTACCAGTTTCCCGAGGATGACGGTATGTACCGCTACGAATGGCGGGACATCAAGGAGTGGGGCCACGAAGCCGTCTTTCGTGGTTACGAGATGCAGGCGGTGGAAGTCGAGGGTGACATGTCCGCGATCGTGGACCTGTTCGTTCGCATCAACAGCACTGGGCAGAAGCTGACCCGCCAGGAACAGAGGCACGCGCAGTTCCTCCAAAGCCCGTTGCTCAAGGAGGCGCAGCGGCTCGCCGTCAGACATGGCGAAGCGCTTCAGCACATGGGCGTAGTGAGCGAGCCGCAGCGGAAGCGGATGCGAGACGTCGAACTCGTTTCGGAGTTGCTCGTGGCGATCATTCAGCAGGGTCCGCAGCACAAGAAGGCGGCTCTCGACCGAGCGATGGCAAACTCGGGATTCACGGCCAAACAAATCAAGCAAGCCGCGTCGGAACTCGGACAGGCGGTTCGGACGGCGGAAAGAATCCTGCCAGACATGAAGGCGACCCGGTTCAAGCAGGTGTCCGATTTCTATTCACTGGTCATCGTGCTCGACGAGTTGCATCGCCGCCATCTGTCAACGCGTTCCGCTAAGAGGTGCGGGCAGGCGGCGAGCATCTTAAAGCGACTGGCGATGAGGTTGGACGAATTGGCCGAGCGGCAGCGTAACCTGCAGATGCCCCGAAACGTCGATCCAGAGCTGAGCGCCTACTTCATGTCAACCCGTGAGGGTGCGGATGCGCTTGCAAACCGTAAGAAGCGACACAAGATCCTGAGCGATCTTCTCGAAAACGTGTTTGAAGAGAAGGACACCGTCCGTGCCTTCAATCCGGTGCAACGTCGTCTCATCTGGAACAGCGCCAAGGCACCCGTTTGCGTCGGGTGTAAAGAGGAAGTGACCTGGGACAACTACCATGCGGACCACGTCAAGCCGCACTCGCGTGGCGGGCGGACGGGCGTGGAAAACGGGCAAGTGCTTTGTGCTCGGTGTAACACATCCAAGGGCAATCGGGCGGCACCAAAGCGCGGTCGACCTGTTCGCCGCTGA